In one Thermococcus sp. 2319x1 genomic region, the following are encoded:
- a CDS encoding DUF835 domain-containing protein — protein MEWEEIVQEDQVIRYLREKPPKEILSFLISNKEYEAKFYRELAEGCSLESVKTLFSSFSEENLKKKNELYEKFQLLYPGEEPKPTKLSLFQHRKVPKSFKTLREHLRVLRTCMEETYEILSKIIKDDSMKSTLSALSHIEGEHYNRLRELYELLLALSEDETKLKELAPGGYIFSTKFKARYFLLNFTDKYRVAVITRDSPEEVKKLFRGNVEVYWLTNIPTVGSISPDRFDEAKRFMIDFLKRGNSILAIEGIEHLNAKLGFKKLFEVLTYLKDYAMVNQSYVVISGDLKAFNESEKGVLTSEFHIIS, from the coding sequence ATGGAGTGGGAAGAAATCGTCCAAGAGGATCAAGTTATTAGATACCTCCGGGAAAAACCCCCTAAGGAAATTCTGAGCTTCCTGATTTCTAACAAGGAATATGAAGCCAAATTTTATCGGGAACTTGCTGAAGGCTGCAGCTTGGAGAGCGTTAAGACCCTATTCTCTTCATTCTCAGAGGAAAACCTCAAAAAGAAAAACGAGCTTTATGAAAAATTCCAACTGCTGTATCCGGGGGAGGAACCAAAACCCACTAAGCTGTCGCTTTTTCAACACAGAAAAGTTCCAAAATCGTTCAAAACCCTCCGGGAGCATCTCAGAGTTTTAAGAACATGCATGGAAGAGACATACGAAATCCTGTCAAAGATAATAAAAGATGACAGCATGAAATCAACCCTCTCTGCACTCTCTCACATTGAAGGGGAGCACTATAACAGGCTGAGAGAGCTTTATGAGCTTTTGCTGGCACTTTCCGAAGATGAGACCAAGTTGAAGGAGCTCGCTCCGGGTGGTTACATATTCTCTACAAAATTTAAGGCACGCTACTTCCTTTTGAACTTCACTGATAAGTATAGGGTGGCAGTGATAACAAGGGACTCCCCGGAAGAGGTTAAAAAATTGTTTAGGGGCAACGTTGAGGTATACTGGTTAACAAACATCCCAACAGTCGGCTCCATCTCTCCAGACAGGTTTGATGAGGCAAAAAGATTCATGATTGACTTTCTAAAGCGTGGAAATTCCATTTTAGCTATAGAGGGAATAGAGCATCTGAACGCAAAGCTTGGATTTAAAAAGCTCTTTGAAGTACTGACTTACCTCAAAGACTACGCGATGGTGAACCAAAGCTATGTGGTCATATCCGGGGATCTAAAAGCCTTTAATGAAAGTGAGAAGGGCGTGCTAACTTCGGAATTTCACATCATCTCCTAA
- a CDS encoding PfkB family carbohydrate kinase translates to MRCLVIGHLTHDIIVKNGRKTERIGGGAYYSSIALSKFCEVVVLTKIGKDFPFEWLEELESYGISTIIIPSEKSTTYELLYREEENRQLKLLSKADPFALDEIPQEKFDIILLNPVANEIPPNALKLVKAKEVAVDIQGFIRDFKNGRVGLKETNEEFLKNAHVVHADVNEFQHVKNLNPNALDVLLVSNGSESGFAHHRGERYIYYPLKIDEKDPTGAGDVLLASFAYFYVKCPFIQALKRANAFTATFLERRTIDFPIAEAMEKAKFVKVEKLNTDEETSAR, encoded by the coding sequence ATGAGATGTTTAGTGATTGGACATTTAACCCACGACATCATAGTAAAAAATGGAAGAAAAACCGAGAGAATTGGCGGCGGAGCATATTATTCGTCCATTGCACTCTCAAAGTTCTGCGAAGTTGTTGTTTTGACTAAAATCGGAAAGGACTTCCCTTTTGAATGGCTCGAAGAGCTCGAATCTTACGGAATATCAACGATAATAATTCCCTCTGAAAAAAGCACAACTTACGAACTCCTCTATCGGGAAGAAGAGAACAGACAGCTCAAGCTCCTCTCCAAGGCTGACCCCTTCGCCCTTGATGAAATCCCCCAAGAAAAGTTTGACATCATCTTGCTGAACCCAGTTGCAAATGAGATTCCTCCAAATGCCCTGAAGCTTGTAAAAGCCAAGGAAGTTGCCGTGGATATTCAAGGGTTTATCAGAGATTTTAAAAACGGCAGGGTTGGATTAAAAGAGACAAACGAGGAGTTTTTAAAAAATGCACATGTTGTTCATGCAGACGTCAATGAGTTCCAACACGTGAAAAACCTGAACCCCAATGCTCTTGATGTTCTTTTAGTCTCGAACGGTTCCGAAAGTGGATTTGCCCACCATAGGGGGGAGAGATACATCTATTACCCCCTCAAAATAGATGAAAAAGACCCCACCGGAGCCGGAGACGTTCTTTTGGCAAGCTTTGCCTACTTCTACGTAAAGTGCCCCTTCATTCAAGCCCTAAAGAGGGCGAATGCCTTTACGGCAACATTTTTAGAGAGACGAACAATTGACTTCCCCATTGCTGAAGCCATGGAAAAGGCTAAATTCGTAAAGGTAGAAAAATTAAACACCGATGAGGAAACGTCAGCACGCTGA
- a CDS encoding DUF504 domain-containing protein: MRKGFVKEVLAKIKYDPRENEEDYYIVIEHRGAYGDIKKIPVKLITLGHGYFFIEDTQIPYHRILAVVRKDGKVVWKKRGLGDDVKFRS; the protein is encoded by the coding sequence GTGAGAAAGGGCTTCGTTAAGGAGGTTCTGGCAAAAATTAAATACGACCCAAGGGAGAACGAAGAGGACTATTACATAGTTATCGAGCATCGGGGAGCCTATGGAGACATCAAAAAAATTCCCGTTAAGCTGATAACACTTGGCCATGGCTACTTCTTCATTGAGGATACCCAGATTCCCTATCACAGGATTCTGGCCGTTGTTAGGAAAGATGGAAAAGTCGTCTGGAAGAAGAGGGGCTTAGGAGATGATGTGAAATTCCGAAGTTAG
- a CDS encoding YchF/TatD family DNA exonuclease, with protein sequence MIDAHAHVEMFKKEIPAIVEESQKHLDAIVDSITEYRKFHVWKSWELLRPYFGFIFPTLGFAPNEARRGNWEKAKKVEGFILKQKDEIVAVGEIGLDYYYAETEEERKNQREIFIHFLELAAELGKPVVLHARDAEGEVYEAVQKKGLHGYFHSYTGDVETAKEIAENDHFIGISTGVAFIPEVRKVVEALDVENILVETDAPYMSPFKGEKNRPYYVKFAIEEIAKIKDMPVEEVERITHENAVRFFKLDLR encoded by the coding sequence GTGATAGATGCTCATGCTCATGTGGAGATGTTTAAAAAGGAAATCCCTGCTATCGTTGAAGAGAGCCAAAAACACCTCGATGCCATAGTGGATTCCATAACCGAATACCGGAAATTCCACGTATGGAAAAGCTGGGAGCTTCTAAGGCCATATTTTGGCTTTATATTCCCAACCTTAGGATTTGCTCCAAACGAGGCAAGAAGGGGCAACTGGGAGAAAGCGAAGAAAGTGGAGGGATTTATACTTAAGCAGAAGGATGAAATCGTCGCCGTTGGCGAGATTGGGCTTGATTATTACTATGCCGAAACGGAAGAAGAGCGAAAGAACCAGCGTGAGATATTCATCCATTTCCTTGAGCTCGCTGCCGAGCTGGGCAAGCCCGTTGTTCTTCACGCGAGGGATGCTGAAGGGGAAGTTTATGAGGCGGTTCAGAAAAAAGGCCTCCATGGCTATTTCCACTCCTACACCGGAGACGTTGAAACGGCAAAAGAAATTGCCGAAAACGACCACTTTATAGGTATAAGCACGGGAGTGGCTTTCATCCCCGAAGTGAGGAAAGTTGTGGAGGCTTTGGACGTTGAGAACATTCTCGTTGAGACCGATGCTCCATATATGAGTCCTTTCAAGGGCGAGAAGAATAGGCCTTATTATGTGAAGTTCGCCATTGAGGAAATAGCTAAAATAAAGGACATGCCTGTTGAGGAGGTAGAGAGAATAACCCACGAAAACGCTGTTAGGTTCTTTAAGCTGGATCTGAGGTGA
- a CDS encoding dihydropteroate synthase-like protein, whose product MKILLVTGILAEPLVRKYGKGCDVFVCPVSVAAFLTPRMIANCLKKARIRDYDLILIPGLVRGSAQEIEDAIGIPTFKGPRNAYDIPQVIEAVKKGFKLSREIPADDLFEVDALKKVEDIKNRTKNKRYIEKALKKPYNFLIGNLPVGLDFPQRIIAEIVDAPKLGFEELFNKALHYLKSGADIIDLGMVSGEESPEFAEIIPELREVLKSSGYEVPISFDSLNPRELERALDFADLFLSVDESNLEDMITEKPVVLIPTNQEKGYFPVNPKERVEFLEKLKEKALSLGYKRVIADLILEHVPNLARSISAFQLYREKHGEDVLLAGVGNVVEMIDADSVGINALLAGVAKELNISLLLTTEVSPKCRGSVKELRRALDMMFFEIPKDLGFDLLLLKEKKSESVAYEVKSPIVNAKEKGVKLEDIYFRIFLRDEKIWVIAHKGTKQLLTVVGEEPNAIIDTILEHFEISPRHAFYLGRELEKAKTALKLRRSYLQEDELFKDFY is encoded by the coding sequence ATGAAAATCCTGCTCGTCACGGGAATCCTTGCGGAGCCTCTGGTTAGGAAGTACGGGAAAGGATGCGATGTCTTTGTATGTCCCGTTAGTGTGGCAGCTTTTCTCACTCCAAGAATGATTGCAAACTGTTTAAAAAAAGCCCGTATAAGGGATTATGACCTTATACTAATCCCCGGACTCGTGAGGGGCTCAGCCCAGGAGATAGAAGATGCCATTGGAATTCCTACGTTCAAAGGCCCGAGAAACGCTTACGACATTCCTCAAGTGATAGAGGCAGTTAAAAAAGGGTTCAAGCTGAGCAGAGAAATCCCCGCCGATGATCTTTTTGAAGTAGATGCCCTCAAGAAAGTCGAAGACATCAAAAACCGGACAAAAAACAAGAGATACATTGAAAAAGCCCTCAAGAAGCCCTATAACTTCCTTATAGGAAATCTGCCCGTCGGACTTGACTTTCCGCAGAGAATAATAGCCGAAATCGTAGATGCCCCAAAGCTCGGCTTCGAGGAGCTTTTTAATAAAGCCCTCCATTACCTCAAAAGTGGAGCGGATATAATTGATCTGGGGATGGTGAGTGGGGAAGAGAGCCCTGAATTCGCTGAGATAATTCCAGAACTCAGGGAAGTCCTAAAAAGCTCCGGCTATGAGGTTCCGATAAGCTTCGATTCCCTAAACCCAAGAGAACTTGAAAGAGCCCTCGACTTTGCGGATCTGTTTTTAAGCGTTGATGAGAGCAACCTTGAGGATATGATAACCGAAAAACCCGTCGTTTTGATTCCAACTAACCAAGAAAAAGGCTATTTCCCCGTCAATCCCAAAGAGAGGGTTGAATTCTTGGAGAAGCTTAAGGAGAAAGCACTCTCCCTTGGATATAAAAGGGTCATCGCAGACTTGATCCTTGAGCATGTGCCCAATTTAGCCCGTTCCATCTCGGCCTTCCAGCTCTACAGAGAAAAGCATGGGGAGGATGTTCTCTTAGCCGGAGTTGGAAATGTTGTTGAGATGATAGACGCGGACAGCGTAGGAATTAACGCCCTATTGGCGGGAGTTGCGAAGGAACTGAACATCTCACTTCTCCTCACCACGGAGGTGAGTCCTAAGTGCAGAGGGAGCGTCAAGGAGCTAAGAAGGGCTTTGGACATGATGTTCTTTGAGATTCCCAAGGATCTTGGCTTTGATCTACTTCTCTTAAAAGAAAAGAAAAGCGAAAGTGTTGCCTATGAAGTAAAATCCCCCATTGTGAATGCCAAGGAAAAAGGCGTAAAGCTTGAGGATATCTACTTCAGAATCTTCCTTAGGGATGAGAAGATATGGGTGATAGCACATAAAGGCACCAAACAGCTTCTGACAGTGGTTGGGGAAGAACCAAACGCAATAATTGACACAATCTTGGAGCACTTTGAAATTTCGCCCAGACACGCTTTTTATCTCGGAAGAGAGCTTGAAAAGGCAAAAACTGCCCTCAAACTAAGGAGAAGTTATCTGCAGGAGGACGAACTCTTCAAGGACTTCTACTGA
- the dapA gene encoding 4-hydroxy-tetrahydrodipicolinate synthase: protein MPMFEGVFVPHITPFDDEEEINEEMLRDLVHYFADAGLNGLVTLGSNGEFPYLSFEEKLRVLKIVRDESPVPVIAGVAENSTKETIRLAKEAWDIGVDALLIAPPYYFKPDKRELFAHYSRIAYEVEAPILLYNVPKFTTINIDLDVVEKLMEEHSNIVGIKDSSGSMGRIAELVRRVGDKVSILAGTADVMYPSWILGAHGAVVAVANVAPRLCVELYNAFLEKKYEKARKLQLMINHLNEVLVKKYNQISAIKEAMRMLGFEVGYPRMPALPLDEKALEDIERALIEVGLL, encoded by the coding sequence ATGCCCATGTTTGAAGGAGTTTTTGTTCCCCATATAACCCCGTTTGATGATGAAGAAGAAATAAATGAAGAAATGCTGCGCGATCTCGTCCACTACTTTGCAGACGCTGGTTTAAACGGCTTAGTAACTTTGGGGAGCAATGGAGAGTTCCCTTATTTGAGCTTTGAGGAGAAACTTAGGGTTCTTAAGATTGTGCGGGATGAGTCTCCAGTTCCGGTTATAGCTGGTGTTGCGGAGAACTCTACCAAGGAAACGATAAGGCTTGCGAAAGAAGCCTGGGATATAGGGGTGGATGCTCTCTTAATAGCCCCTCCGTACTACTTCAAGCCTGACAAGAGGGAGCTTTTCGCTCATTATTCCAGAATTGCCTACGAGGTGGAGGCTCCAATTTTGCTCTACAACGTTCCAAAGTTTACCACAATCAACATAGATCTGGATGTAGTTGAGAAGCTTATGGAGGAGCACTCCAACATCGTTGGTATAAAGGATTCAAGCGGGTCAATGGGAAGAATAGCGGAGCTTGTAAGGAGGGTGGGAGATAAGGTGAGCATCTTAGCGGGAACCGCGGATGTTATGTATCCTTCGTGGATTTTGGGAGCACATGGGGCTGTTGTGGCGGTTGCAAACGTCGCTCCGAGGCTTTGTGTCGAACTTTACAACGCATTTCTTGAGAAGAAGTATGAGAAGGCAAGAAAGCTCCAGCTCATGATAAACCACCTCAATGAAGTTCTCGTCAAGAAATACAACCAGATAAGCGCGATAAAAGAGGCCATGAGAATGCTCGGCTTTGAAGTAGGTTACCCAAGGATGCCTGCTTTGCCCCTTGATGAAAAAGCCCTTGAAGACATAGAAAGGGCTTTGATTGAGGTAGGCCTTTTGTGA
- a CDS encoding ABC transporter ATP-binding protein — protein sequence MIVVENLTKRFGEKTVLRGISFRVNDGEIYGLLGPNGSGKSTTMKILVGILKPTSGSVTIEGIDPLKDPIRVKEVVGFVPETPVLYESLTPEEFFNFVGSVRRIAKEKLEERVNYLVKAFGIEEYLDQFIGTLSFGTQQKISLISALLHDPQVLVLDEAMNGLDPKSARILRELLLEFKEEGKSIVFSTHVLPLAEMICDRIGLIYRGELIVEGTMEELKEKVHEENLEDIFLKLTESKEEVENILQALKEAL from the coding sequence ATGATCGTGGTGGAAAATCTCACCAAGAGGTTTGGCGAGAAAACAGTGCTCAGGGGGATAAGCTTTAGGGTTAATGATGGCGAAATTTATGGGCTTTTAGGCCCCAACGGAAGCGGGAAATCGACCACAATGAAGATTCTGGTTGGTATACTCAAACCTACTTCTGGAAGTGTAACTATAGAGGGCATTGACCCTTTAAAAGATCCGATAAGGGTGAAAGAGGTCGTGGGATTTGTGCCCGAAACCCCTGTTCTGTATGAAAGCTTAACGCCAGAAGAGTTCTTTAATTTCGTTGGAAGCGTTAGGAGAATTGCTAAAGAAAAGCTGGAGGAGAGGGTTAACTATCTTGTCAAAGCCTTTGGGATTGAGGAGTACCTCGATCAGTTTATTGGAACGCTGAGCTTTGGCACACAGCAGAAAATTTCTCTCATCTCTGCCCTGCTTCACGACCCACAGGTTCTTGTTCTTGATGAAGCTATGAACGGCCTTGATCCTAAAAGTGCCAGGATATTAAGGGAGCTTTTGCTCGAATTCAAGGAAGAGGGGAAGAGCATAGTGTTTTCCACTCATGTGTTGCCCTTGGCAGAGATGATATGCGACAGAATTGGACTTATCTACAGGGGAGAACTTATTGTGGAAGGAACAATGGAGGAGTTAAAAGAGAAAGTTCATGAAGAAAACTTGGAAGATATTTTTCTCAAGCTGACAGAGAGCAAAGAAGAAGTGGAAAATATTTTGCAGGCTCTTAAAGAGGCTTTATAG
- the hypD gene encoding hydrogenase formation protein HypD, which yields MELSIFQDRELAQRILQGIRREAERIGREVKLMHVCGTHEDTVTRSGIRSLLPENVKVMSGPGCPVCITPAEDIAAMMEIMRKAKEEGEEVILTTFGDMYKIPTAVGSFADLKSEGFDVRVVYSIYDSYKIALKEKDKLVVHFSPGFETTTAPAAGILKEVIEKGVENFKIYSVHRLTPPAVEALIRQGTVFDGLIDPGHVSTIIGVKGWEYITKEYGIPQVVAGFEPVDFLMGIFMLLRMIRKGEAKIENQYTRVVKYEGNVEAQRTIEALFDVVDAKWRALGVIPKSGLELKSEYKDYEIRTFYKVKPPELPDLEKGCICGAVLRGLALPTQCPLFGKKCTPRKPVGPCMVSYEGTCQIFYKYGALF from the coding sequence ATGGAACTCTCGATCTTTCAAGATAGAGAGTTAGCTCAGAGAATCCTCCAAGGGATAAGACGGGAGGCGGAGAGAATAGGCAGGGAAGTAAAGCTGATGCACGTTTGCGGTACTCATGAGGACACTGTGACGAGAAGTGGAATAAGGTCTCTCCTTCCTGAAAACGTTAAAGTTATGAGCGGTCCCGGCTGTCCGGTTTGTATAACTCCCGCCGAGGACATTGCGGCAATGATGGAGATAATGCGCAAAGCGAAAGAAGAGGGAGAGGAGGTCATTCTTACCACCTTTGGAGACATGTATAAAATCCCCACAGCAGTGGGGAGCTTTGCCGACTTGAAGAGCGAGGGATTTGATGTTAGAGTTGTTTATTCGATTTACGATTCCTATAAGATAGCACTCAAAGAGAAGGACAAGTTAGTGGTTCACTTTTCTCCGGGGTTTGAAACCACAACTGCTCCCGCTGCGGGCATACTAAAGGAGGTCATAGAGAAGGGAGTAGAGAACTTCAAAATATATTCAGTTCACCGCTTAACTCCTCCAGCGGTTGAGGCGTTGATTAGACAAGGGACGGTTTTTGATGGGCTTATAGACCCCGGACACGTTTCTACAATAATCGGCGTGAAAGGATGGGAGTACATAACAAAAGAATACGGAATTCCCCAGGTGGTTGCGGGATTTGAGCCGGTTGATTTTCTCATGGGAATATTCATGCTCTTGAGAATGATAAGAAAGGGAGAGGCAAAAATAGAAAACCAGTATACAAGGGTTGTAAAATATGAGGGCAACGTTGAAGCTCAGAGAACGATAGAGGCTCTCTTCGATGTCGTTGACGCAAAGTGGAGAGCTCTGGGTGTAATACCAAAAAGCGGGTTGGAGCTCAAGAGCGAATACAAAGACTATGAGATAAGAACCTTTTACAAGGTCAAGCCTCCGGAGCTGCCCGATCTGGAGAAGGGATGCATATGTGGGGCTGTGCTTAGGGGACTGGCGTTGCCGACACAGTGCCCCCTCTTTGGAAAGAAGTGTACTCCAAGAAAACCGGTTGGGCCGTGCATGGTTTCCTATGAGGGAACGTGCCAGATATTCTACAAGTATGGAGCACTCTTTTGA
- a CDS encoding DUF3216 domain-containing protein, whose amino-acid sequence MEEVEKVKALCKELNEGHLLKAIDSFVSLQKELSSKKGEDFINVSILGFIEGILVSLSRKHKNEKIGELLEEVRTKRAELEEKFKKPRVLLFENL is encoded by the coding sequence GTGGAGGAAGTTGAGAAGGTTAAGGCATTGTGTAAGGAGCTCAATGAAGGACATCTCCTTAAGGCTATTGATTCCTTCGTATCCCTTCAGAAGGAGCTCTCGAGCAAAAAAGGGGAGGATTTCATAAACGTTTCCATACTGGGCTTTATCGAGGGGATTCTGGTAAGTCTTTCAAGAAAGCATAAAAACGAGAAAATAGGCGAGCTTTTGGAGGAAGTTAGGACAAAAAGAGCAGAGCTGGAAGAGAAATTCAAGAAGCCGAGAGTTCTGCTCTTTGAAAATCTCTGA
- a CDS encoding MBL fold metallo-hydrolase — MIPIEIPPNTVMLKGEGYDSNIYLFRDRREGLIIDTGTGVYWHRYFEVLDREGYLEGLERVTILNTHEHFDHVGGNGKFKEFLEERDIEVFFAAHTLTAEAIEKGNDYIILSYAYGRRFTPHNVDMRLDDGSILRIGGRELKVIYTPGHTAGSICLYEPQEKVLFTGDTVFKGTVGRTDLPTGSFGELIRSLKKLEALDVYIALPGHGKPITNWEENFKLIKKVLGAFE, encoded by the coding sequence ATGCTCAAAGGAGAAGGGTATGATTCAAACATCTATTTGTTTCGAGACCGGAGAGAGGGTTTGATAATCGACACTGGCACAGGGGTTTACTGGCACAGGTATTTTGAGGTGCTTGACAGAGAAGGCTATCTTGAGGGTTTAGAAAGGGTCACGATTCTAAATACGCATGAGCACTTCGACCACGTCGGAGGAAATGGGAAGTTTAAGGAGTTTTTGGAGGAGAGGGATATTGAAGTTTTCTTTGCTGCCCACACTCTCACAGCGGAGGCTATTGAAAAGGGAAACGACTACATTATTCTCTCATACGCCTACGGGAGAAGATTTACACCGCATAATGTTGATATGAGACTTGATGATGGAAGCATTTTAAGAATCGGGGGCAGGGAGCTTAAAGTCATCTACACTCCCGGCCATACTGCAGGAAGCATCTGCTTATATGAGCCGCAAGAAAAAGTTCTTTTTACAGGGGATACCGTGTTTAAGGGCACGGTTGGAAGGACAGACTTGCCCACGGGGAGCTTTGGAGAATTAATAAGAAGCCTGAAGAAGCTGGAAGCGCTGGATGTTTACATCGCTCTACCCGGACATGGAAAGCCTATAACAAACTGGGAGGAGAATTTTAAGCTAATTAAAAAAGTTTTGGGGGCCTTTGAGTGA
- a CDS encoding NUDIX hydrolase produces the protein MERYVLLLKAPKGYNITPIKEEIEKLIQREYPEVKAEIHRCIGLTVDLVILHKDGIVLIKRRNEPYKGYWALPGGFVEYGERVEDAAIREAKEETGLDVELLELIGVYSDPKRDPRGHTVTIAFLAKGKGKLKGGDDASEARAFALDEVLRLKLAFDHERIIEDAFRVFR, from the coding sequence ATGGAGCGATACGTCCTCCTCCTAAAAGCCCCTAAGGGATACAACATAACCCCAATCAAGGAAGAGATAGAAAAGCTCATACAAAGGGAATATCCCGAGGTTAAAGCGGAGATTCATAGGTGCATAGGCTTAACCGTAGACCTCGTAATACTGCACAAAGACGGAATAGTGCTCATAAAGAGGCGCAATGAGCCGTATAAGGGCTACTGGGCCCTGCCGGGAGGATTTGTGGAGTATGGGGAGAGAGTAGAGGATGCTGCCATAAGGGAGGCAAAGGAGGAAACCGGGCTGGATGTTGAGCTTTTAGAGCTTATAGGTGTCTACAGCGATCCAAAGAGAGACCCAAGGGGACATACGGTTACAATAGCGTTCTTAGCCAAAGGAAAGGGAAAGCTGAAAGGGGGAGACGATGCGAGTGAAGCGAGAGCCTTCGCCCTTGATGAGGTATTGAGACTAAAGCTTGCCTTTGACCACGAGAGGATTATAGAAGATGCATTCCGTGTTTTTAGGTGA
- a CDS encoding HypC/HybG/HupF family hydrogenase formation chaperone — translation MCLAMPAKVVEIKDNVAIVDFGGVRREARIDFVKDVKVGDYVIVHTGFAIEKLDEKAALESLKAWEEVMKLVEE, via the coding sequence ATGTGTTTAGCAATGCCCGCTAAGGTAGTTGAAATTAAGGATAACGTTGCGATAGTCGATTTTGGCGGAGTTAGGAGAGAAGCGCGCATAGACTTTGTGAAGGACGTTAAAGTTGGCGATTACGTTATAGTTCACACGGGATTTGCCATTGAAAAATTGGATGAAAAGGCCGCCCTTGAGAGTTTGAAAGCTTGGGAAGAGGTCATGAAGCTCGTGGAGGAGTAA
- a CDS encoding pyridoxal phosphate-dependent aminotransferase, with product MIKASKRAMSIEYAIRDVVLPARELEKQGIKIIKLNIGDPVKFDFQPPEHMKKAYCEAIMEGHNYYGDSEGDRELREAIVEREKKKNGVDITPEDVQVTAAVTEALQFIFGALIDGGEEILIPGPSYPPYVGLVKFYGGVPKAYRTIEEEGWQPDVDDMRKKITEKTKAIAVINPNNPTGALYEKKTLQEIIDLAGEYDLPIISDEIYDLMTYEGKHVSPGSLTKDVPVIVMNGLSKVYFATGWRLGYMYFVDPENKLAEVREAIGKLARIRLCPNTPAQKAAIAGLRGPMDYLEEYMARLKERRDYIYKRLNEMPGISTQKPQGAFYIFPKIEEGPWKSDKEFVLDVLHNAHVLFVHGSGFGEGGEMHFRSIFLAPVPVLEEAMDNLEKFMKERLG from the coding sequence ATGATTAAAGCGTCAAAAAGAGCTATGAGTATTGAGTACGCTATAAGGGATGTTGTTCTGCCGGCAAGGGAGCTCGAAAAGCAGGGAATAAAAATCATCAAGCTCAACATCGGCGATCCCGTGAAGTTCGACTTTCAACCTCCAGAACACATGAAAAAAGCTTATTGCGAAGCAATAATGGAGGGTCACAACTATTACGGAGACAGCGAGGGAGATAGAGAGCTTAGAGAGGCTATTGTGGAGAGAGAAAAGAAGAAAAACGGGGTGGATATTACCCCGGAGGATGTTCAAGTTACAGCTGCCGTTACCGAGGCATTGCAGTTCATCTTCGGCGCGCTCATCGATGGAGGCGAAGAGATACTAATCCCCGGGCCGAGCTATCCGCCATATGTTGGACTTGTGAAGTTCTACGGCGGTGTTCCCAAGGCTTATAGAACAATTGAAGAAGAGGGCTGGCAGCCTGATGTAGATGACATGAGGAAAAAGATAACCGAAAAAACGAAAGCAATAGCCGTTATAAATCCAAACAACCCCACTGGAGCCCTATACGAAAAGAAGACCCTTCAGGAAATAATTGACCTCGCTGGAGAGTACGATCTGCCAATAATAAGCGATGAGATTTATGACCTCATGACATATGAAGGAAAGCACGTTTCCCCGGGTTCATTAACTAAGGACGTGCCCGTAATAGTCATGAACGGTCTCTCAAAGGTTTACTTCGCAACGGGGTGGAGACTGGGCTATATGTACTTTGTAGACCCAGAGAACAAGCTTGCGGAGGTTAGAGAAGCAATAGGGAAGCTCGCAAGGATAAGGCTCTGTCCGAATACGCCAGCTCAAAAAGCGGCAATCGCTGGCCTTAGGGGCCCAATGGACTACCTTGAGGAATACATGGCAAGGCTTAAGGAGAGAAGGGACTACATCTACAAGAGGCTTAATGAGATGCCCGGAATAAGCACCCAGAAGCCTCAGGGAGCGTTCTACATCTTCCCCAAGATTGAAGAGGGACCATGGAAGAGCGACAAGGAGTTCGTTCTTGATGTCCTCCACAATGCCCATGTGCTCTTTGTCCACGGCTCTGGATTTGGCGAAGGTGGCGAAATGCACTTCCGTTCAATATTCTTAGCTCCGGTTCCAGTGTTGGAGGAGGCCATGGACAACCTGGAGAAGTTCATGAAAGAAAGGCTTGGGTGA
- a CDS encoding Mth938-like domain-containing protein has translation MIEKVEFGRISANGKEYSHDIVIYPSGKIEKRKKWISKEKHGTSHKLDPEELKEYLKEDFEVLIVGTGIYGMLSLLPESKKLIEGKEVIEKPTPEAVKVFNELRKKRKTLGIFHITC, from the coding sequence ATGATAGAAAAAGTCGAATTTGGGAGAATAAGCGCGAATGGAAAGGAATACTCTCACGACATCGTTATCTACCCCTCAGGAAAAATCGAGAAGCGTAAAAAGTGGATTTCAAAAGAAAAACACGGAACAAGCCACAAGCTCGACCCGGAGGAGCTGAAGGAGTACTTAAAAGAAGACTTCGAAGTTCTCATTGTCGGAACGGGCATCTATGGAATGCTTTCACTCCTTCCAGAAAGCAAGAAGCTAATAGAGGGAAAAGAAGTAATCGAAAAGCCCACTCCTGAGGCGGTAAAGGTCTTCAACGAGCTCAGGAAGAAGAGAAAAACACTGGGGATATTCCACATCACCTGCTGA